From the genome of Fundulus heteroclitus isolate FHET01 unplaced genomic scaffold, MU-UCD_Fhet_4.1 scaffold_801, whole genome shotgun sequence, one region includes:
- the LOC118562084 gene encoding uncharacterized protein LOC118562084 isoform X1, protein MVDSGATSSVIRAEEFEIPPRLSGSHVFSLSASGQVTKEQFTKPLTCVTPEGSSFKHSFLLSSLCPVNLLGRDLMIELGIVLISTPEGVLVSTGDRTVVSAVKYSPQNLLYAYEWKFQNSLFSGQLMEEVKQLVNPLSETKSSTDLSCTAHTSRGPDADFEEAWFRVSSEKLTFSTLYWSSQYAALAINLLPQQLAFFRENGIPHIPLTKPVKGEWSELTNFVSQCQTICDWTVVPQHPNILFSQRLSAYKRPFTGTVHCQRTVHLVPENETFLSHGLFPEVDVTSHPLLSQVPSELWAKNKYDVGLIKGCEPVIVTPKSDYRPCQKQYPLKQEAVEGIRPVFESLLKEGVIIECPNSPVSSPLFPVKKVRDQGKPVEWRFILDLQRVNSAVIGRTPVLPNPTTILSQIPMDAAFFSVVDLSNAFFSVPVHKDSQYWFGFQFEGKLYTFTRLVQGYTESPTIFNAALKASLDSLQLRPGTTLVQYVDDILLCSPTKQQCEEDTVALLKHLHSEGHKASLSKLQFVQPQVTFLGHHISSEGRTLSPKRVAAVQNIPKPVTKKQLLSFLGITSYCRNFVPNYSVLEAPLSAIMHGKDLQPADKLTWTSEAESAFSQLKLALQQAPTLGLPDPKKPFVQAVDEKHGCMTSVLMQDHGGKLRPVAYYSGKLDPVAAGLPGCLRAVAAAERAVLASRDIVGYSELTVLVPHNVAIILLEQKTSHLSAARWLRYTSILLDLPNITVKRCNVLNPATLLPTPEDGDPHNCVSVLEEVCTPRPDLSDVPVENPDLQLFVDGSAYRDRITGVNRVGFAVCSSHETLCSGSLPKHFSAQAAELVALTEACKLAKGKTVNIFTDSRYGFGVVHDFGALWKHRKFLKSNGKPILNSKQVAHLLEAILLPKVISVCRCAAHSSSGDVISQGNRRADAAAKRAAGKAPLYTAFSSSEGKEEGTPPCSSSLTDLSAMQSFASAGERRLWASSGAKCRNNIWYGPNGLPCLPKHFFPHFAKLTHGLDHSSYISMAAALKSQWFTRGFSFYAKKFCQSCMICCSFNAGRAPQRTLGAHPPPGKPFDHIMMDFIELTPSEDSEGSIACGSRQSPPFVPSRRLGSDSGLPPEALEIQTLAGSIPGAPHDAHGSEGRTASSLDPRITLQESATAAGDRPIAGQERSHTGIIIIHLSHRAGCEDCGPPQVWFLARRGG, encoded by the exons ATGGTTGATTCTGGAGCGACATCATCAGTAATCAGAGCAGAGGAGTTTGAAATTCCTCCTCGGCTCAGTGGGAGCCATGTTTTCTCATTGTCTGCCTCGGGTCAGGTGACAAAAGAGCAGTTTACAAAACCCCTCACCTGCGTAACTCCGGAGGGGAGTTCTTTCAAACACAGTTTTCTGCTATCGTCTCTGTGCCCTGTGAATCTGCTGGGAAGAGATTTGATGATTGAGTTGGGAATCGTGCTGATCTCCACACCAGAAGGTGTTCTGGTGAGCACCGGAGATCGGACAGTGGTCAGTGCTGTGAAATACAGCCCGCAAAACTTGCTTTATGCTTACGAGTGGAAATTTCAGAACTCCCTGTTTAGCGGGCAGCTGATGGAGGAAGTCAAACAGCTTGTGAATCCTCTCTCAGAGACTAAGAGCTCCACTGATCTGAGCTGCACAGCACACACGTCACGGGGCCCAGATGCAGACTTTGAGGAGGCGTGGTTCAGGGTGTCATCTGAGAAACTAACCTTTTCCACACTGTATTGGAGTTCCCAATACGCTGCGCTTGCGATCAATTTGCTACCTCAACAGCTAGcatttttcagagaaaatggaATTCCACACATTCCATTAACAAAGCCCGTTAAAGGGGAATGGAGTGAATTAACAAATTTTGTCTCACAATGTCAAACGATTTGTGATTGGACTGTGGTACCACAACATCCTAACATTCTGTTTTCACAGAGACTATCTGCTTACAAAAGGCCTTTCACCGGTACTGTTCACTGTCAAAGAACAGTTCATTTGGTTCCAGAAAATGAAACATTCCTTTCTCATGGTCTGTTTCCAGAAGTTGACGTCACTTCACATCCTCTGCTGTCCCAGGTTCCTTCTGAACTGTGGGCAAAGAATAAATATGATGTTGGTCTCATCAAAGGGTGTGAACCAGTCATCGTAACCCCTAAATCAGATTACAGACCCTGTCAGAAACAGTACCCTCTGAAACAGGAAGCAGTTGAGGGCATCAGACCTGTTTTTGAATCCCTTCTAAAGGAAGGGGTGATCATTGAATGTCCAAATTCACCCGTGAGCTCGCCTTTATTCCCTGTGAAAAAGGTGAGAGACCAGGGCAAGCCAGTTGAGTGGAGATTCATCCTAGATTTGCAGAGGGTGAATTCAGCTGTAATTGGTCGAACGCCCGTACTACCGAACCCTACCACGATCTTGTCGCAGATTCCTATGGATGCTGCGTTTTTCTCTGTCGTTGACTTGTCCAACGCTTTTTTCAGTGTGCCAGTCCATAAGGACTCGCAGTACTGGTTTGGTTTCCAATTCGAAGGGAAACTTTACACTTTCACGCGTTTGGTCCAAGGCTACACAGAGAGCCCGACTATCTTCAATGCAGCTCTGAAGGCTAGTCTGGACTCTCTGCAGCTGCGTCCAGGTACAACGCTGGTCCAGTATGTCGACGACATTCTTCTCTGTAGTCCCACAAAACAGCAATGTGAGGAGGACACAGTTGCTCTTTTGAAGCACCTCCATTCTGAGGGACACAAAGCCTCTCTATCTAAGCTGCAGTTTGTGCAGCCTCAAGTGACCTTTTTGGGTCACCACATCTCTTCAGAGGGCAGGACTCTATCACCTAAGCGTGTGGCTGCAGTTCAAAACATCCCTAAGCCTGTCACGAAGAAGCAGCTTCTGTCTTTCTTGGGAATAACATCTTACTGCAGAAACTTTGTTCCAAACTACTCAGTGCTGGAAGCTCCTCTGAGTGCCATCATGCATGGTAAAGATCTTCAACCTGCTGATAAGCTTACTTGGACATCTGAAGCCGAGTCTGCTTTTTCTcagcttaaattagctttacaGCAGGCCCCTACCTTGGGTCTTCCGGACCCTAAAAAACCCTTTGTTCAGGCTGTTGATGAGAAACATGGATGCATGACCTCTGTCCTCATGCAGGACCATGGAGGGAAGTTGAGACCAGTAGCCTATTATTCTGGGAAACTGGATCCAGTTGCGGCGGGACTGCCTGGCTGTCTTAGGGCAGTGGCTGCAGCTGAGCGGGCTGTTTTAGCATCACGTGACATCGTGGGCTATTCTGAACTAACAGTGCTTGTGCCTCACAACGTTGCCATCATTCTTCTAGAACAAAAGACTTCACATCTTTCTGCAGCGCGCTGGCTGAGGTACACTTCTATCTTGCTGGACTTGCCAAACATCACTGTGAAGAGGTGCAATGTGTTAAATCCAGCTACACTTCTTCCCACTCCTGAGGATGGGGATCCGCATAACTGTGTGTCGGTGCTGGAGGAAGTTTGCACACCACGACCTGATCTTTCTGATGTTCCAGTGGAGAACCCAGATTTGCAGTTGTTTGTTGATGGTTCGGCTTACAGGGATCGTATCACTGGTGTGAATCGGGTGGGATTCGCTGTTTGCTCATCGCATGAGACCCTGTGTTCGGGTTCTCTTCCTAAACACTTTTCAGCGCAAGCAGCTGAACTGGTGGCTCTGACTGAGGCCTGCAAGTTGGCAAAGGGGAAGACGGTAAACATCTTTACGGATTCCCGGTACGGATTTGGTGTGGTTCATGACTTTGGTGCCCTATGGAAACATAGGAAGTTCTTGAAATCGAATGGAAAGCCAATTCTGAACTCTAAGCAGGTTGCACACTTGTTAGAGGCCATCTTGTTGCCCAAGGTCATTTCAGTGTGCCGGTGCGCAGCTCACTCCTCGTCTGGTGACGTTATCTCGCAGGGGAACAGGAGGGCCGATGCAGCTGCGAAGCGTGCGGCTGGGAAAGCTCCTCTGTACACtgccttctcctcctctgaggGCAAGGAGGAGGGTACACCCCCATGTTCTTCTTCACTCACAGACTTGAGTGCGATGCAGAGTTTTGCATCTGCTGGTGAGAGGCGACTGTGGGCTTCTTCTGGAGCGAAGTGCAGAAATAACATTTGGTATGGACCAAATGGGTTACCATGCTTGCCAAAACACTTCTTCCCACACTTTGCAAAGCTAACCCATGGCTTAGACCATTCCTCATACATCAGCATGGCAGCTGCTTTAAAATCTCAGTGGTTCACTAGAGGCTTCAGCTTTTATGCAAAAAAGTTTTGTCAATCATGCATGATCTGCTGTTCATTCAATGCAGGGCGTGCCCCTCAGAGGACTCTAGGTGCACACCCTCCTCCTGGTAAGCCATTTGACCACATCATGATGGACTTCATTGAACTGACTCCTTCTGAAG ACAGTGAAGGAAGCATTGCCTGTGGCAGCCGACAGAGCCCTCCATTCGTTCCGTCCAGGAGACTGGGTTCTGATTCGGGACTTCCGCCGGAAGCATTGGAGATCCAAACGCTGGCTGGGTCCATTCCAGGTGCTCCTCACGACGCACACGGCAGTGAAGGTCGAACAGCGAGTTCCTTGGATCCACGCATCACACTGCAGGAAAGTGCCACCGCCGCGGGAGACCGACCGATCGCAGGACAAGAAAGATCACACActggcatcatcatcatccacctGAGCCACCGAGCTGGCTGTGAGGACTGCGGCCCACCACAAGTTTGGTTCCTAGCAAGAAGAGGTGGGTGA
- the LOC118562084 gene encoding uncharacterized protein LOC118562084 isoform X2, translating into MQPVWWMSKKEQKRTRLRKNCIWLPSPRINTSAEEEEAKEGEAEEEETEKDPGQNRGTRGKRMSVIAVGKEAIGGGTVGFVRVALRGVRKQIDAVSRRGASRRACGVNRLTVKEALPVAADRALHSFRPGDWVLIRDFRRKHWRSKRWLGPFQVLLTTHTAVKVEQRVPWIHASHCRKVPPPRETDRSQDKKDHTLASSSST; encoded by the exons ATGCAGCCAGTCTGGTGGATgagcaaaaaagaacaaaaaaggacaaGACTGAGAAAGAACTGCATCTGGCTGCCATCTCCACGTATCAATACATcggcagaggaggaagaggccaaggagggagaggcagaggaggaagaaacCGAGAAAGATCCTGGCCAGAACAGAGGAACCCGGGGCAAGAGGATGTCTGTCATTGCTGTGGGAAAAGAGGCCATTGGTGGAGGGACTGTCGGGTTCGTAAGGGTCGCCCTTCGCGGCGTCAGGAAGCAGATTGACGCTGTAAGCCGGAGGGGGGCGAGCCGTCGCGCTTGTGGGGTCAACAGATTG ACAGTGAAGGAAGCATTGCCTGTGGCAGCCGACAGAGCCCTCCATTCGTTCCGTCCAGGAGACTGGGTTCTGATTCGGGACTTCCGCCGGAAGCATTGGAGATCCAAACGCTGGCTGGGTCCATTCCAGGTGCTCCTCACGACGCACACGGCAGTGAAGGTCGAACAGCGAGTTCCTTGGATCCACGCATCACACTGCAGGAAAGTGCCACCGCCGCGGGAGACCGACCGATCGCAGGACAAGAAAGATCACACActggcatcatcatcatccacctGA